From the Zonotrichia albicollis isolate bZonAlb1 chromosome Z, bZonAlb1.hap1, whole genome shotgun sequence genome, one window contains:
- the RIOK2 gene encoding serine/threonine-protein kinase RIO2 → MGKLNVVMLRYLSREHFRVLTAVEMGMKNHEIVPASLIASIASLKHGGCNKILRELAKHKLLAYERTKTVQGYRLTNAGYDYLALKTFSSRQVISSVGNQMGVGKESDIYIVANEEEQQFALKLHRLGRTSFRNLKNKRDYHKHRHKMSWLYLSRIAAMKEFAYMKALHDREFPVPKPIDYNRHAVVMELVDGYPLCQVRHIEDPAAVYSELMDLIVKLANHGLIHGDFNEFNLILDNNDHATLIDFPQMMSTSHANAEWYFDRDVNCIKEFFKKRFNYESELFPTFKDIRRECSLDKEIAASGYAKEMQEDGELLYPTGSDEDDNTEMLELPEDAEKELNFFGRNEQSSEDFTCEVGDFSESRASDSAASSSEEEADTAKSRENTQRLNMAELSSALEEDEGPAVPWKSSEDAESSAVTSFKGKRLTENAAELEDQAGQGGCHEAKENEEECPELVNSSALNEEFSQYSNEECIVPIAGHRTRTRSITSIRSVGSCSTIPPELVKQKIKRQLTKQQKSALKQRLQKGEANIYTKQRRENMHNIKSSLDAANFWG, encoded by the exons GTGGAAATGGGCATGAAGAACCATGAAATAGTTCCTGCTAGCTTAATTGCTTCCATTGCCAGCCTTAAACACGGTGGCTGTAATAAAATTTTGAGAGAGCTGGCGAAGCACAAACTTCTGGCTTACGAACGAACTAAAA CTGTCCAGGGTTATCGGTTAACTAATGCAGGATATGATTACCTGGCTCTGAAAACTTTCTCTTCCCGACAAGTCATCAGTTCTGTGGGGAACCAGATGGGTGTTGGCAAAGAATCAG ATATTTACATTGTTGCCAACGAAGAGGAGCAACAGTTTGCACTGAAACTGCACCGGCTGGGGAGAACCTCCTTTCGCAACCTGAAAAACAAACGTGACTACCACAAGCACAGGCACAAAATGTCCTGGCTGTACCTGTCCCGGATAGCAGCAATGAAGGAGTTTGCCTACATGAAG GCTTTGCATGACAGAGAATTTCCTGTTCCGAAGCCCATAGACTACAACAGGCATGCAGTTGTTATGGAACTTGTTGATGGATATCCTTT GTGCCAGGTGCGCCACATTGAAGATCCAGCTGCGGTCTACAGTGAATTAATGGACCTGATTGTAAAACTTGCCAATCATGGTCTGATCCATGGGGATTTCAATGAGTTTAATCTCATCTTGGATAATAACGACCATGCCACTTTGATTGATTTCCCTCAGATGATGTCAACATCGCATGCAAATGCTGAATG GTATTTTGACAGAGATGTTAACTGTATTAAGGAGTTCTTCAAGAAACGCTTCAACTATGAGAGTGAGCTCTTCCCAACGTTCAAAGACATCAG GAGAGAATGTTCTCTTGATAAAGAGATTGCTGCCAGTGGCTATGCAAAGGAGATGCAGGAAGATGGTGAACTGCTTTACCCCACAGGTTCTGATGAGGATGACAATACAGAGATGTTAGAACTTCCAGAGGATGCTGAGAAAGAGCTCAACTTCTTCGGCAGAAATGAACAGAGCAGTGAAGACTTCACATGTGAAGTGGGTGATTTCTCTGAAAGCAGAGCCTCTGACAGCGCTGCAagcagcagtgaggaggaggCTGATACAGCTAAAAGCAGGGAAAATACGCAACGACTAAATATGGCAGAGTTGAGTTCAGCCTTGGAAGAAGACGAAGGGCCAGCTGTGCCTTGGAAATCCAGTGAGgatgcagagagttctgcagttACTTCTTTTAAGGGCAAAAGACtaactgaaaatgctgctgaacTGGAAGATCAGGCAGGTCAAGGAGGGTGCCATGAGGCTAAGGAGAATGAAGAGGAATGCCCTGAGCTGGTCAACTCATCAGCTTTAAATGAGGAATTCAGTCAGTACAG TAATGAGGAGTGTATTGTTCCCATTGCTGGGCACAGGACAAGGACTAGGAGCATCACATCAATCAGAAGTGTTGGGAGCTGTTCAACTATTCCTCCG GAGCTGGTGAAACAGAAGATAAAGCGTCAGCTGACCAAGCAGCAGAAATCTGCTCTGAAACAACGGCTGCAAAAAGGGGAGGCAAATATTTACACCAAGCAACGTCGAGAAAATATGCACAACATTAAGTCAAGCTTGGATGCAGCCAATTTCTGGGGATAA